In one window of Dokdonia sp. PRO95 DNA:
- a CDS encoding peptidogalycan biosysnthesis protein, with protein sequence MPKITTQEFFTINDIPETTFRELGCDHTFYFSKLFLASFEEANSTIEYRYLIFMRREQPVAMAILQRVRVSLERAPSNLPYYQKLAKTLQCYLSNKKTHILVCGNVFLSGEYGIWVKQGIDRRRIYDMLSRKLKTLQKTTKSSVCFLKDFNATQDTAASVVEKQHFQSFAVEPNMHVNVAWKDFEDYKSSLKSKYRIKVNKADSSSSALIQNSLTANEIRTHKEKLKSLYLGVAEKALFNTAFIDIETYALLKERFPENVIMNTYSKKGEIVGFSTAFLHDGQLSAHYVGLDYTVNKTDAIYPRMLNDYIRLGLLLGVKDINLGRTASEIKSTLGAMPEHLRCYIKHQRTVANLFFKPFIRQIKMTEYKQHNPFKI encoded by the coding sequence TTGCCTAAAATCACCACTCAAGAGTTTTTTACCATAAACGACATCCCTGAAACCACCTTCAGAGAATTAGGTTGTGATCATACCTTTTATTTTTCAAAACTATTTTTGGCTTCATTTGAAGAGGCAAATAGCACGATTGAATATCGGTATTTAATTTTCATGAGGAGAGAGCAGCCTGTTGCTATGGCTATTCTTCAACGTGTACGTGTTTCCCTTGAAAGAGCACCAAGTAACCTTCCCTACTATCAAAAGCTAGCCAAAACACTACAATGCTACCTAAGCAATAAAAAAACGCATATTCTAGTTTGCGGGAATGTATTTTTAAGCGGTGAGTATGGGATATGGGTTAAACAAGGAATAGATAGAAGACGTATTTATGATATGCTTTCGCGAAAGCTTAAAACACTACAAAAAACCACTAAATCAAGTGTTTGCTTTTTGAAAGACTTTAATGCCACACAAGACACCGCTGCAAGTGTAGTAGAAAAACAGCACTTTCAATCATTTGCCGTCGAACCTAATATGCACGTAAATGTTGCTTGGAAAGATTTTGAGGATTACAAAAGCTCTTTAAAATCAAAATACCGTATAAAAGTTAATAAGGCAGACTCGTCCAGTAGTGCTCTTATACAAAATTCACTTACAGCGAACGAAATAAGAACTCATAAAGAAAAACTTAAATCCTTATATCTAGGTGTTGCAGAGAAAGCCTTGTTTAACACCGCTTTTATTGACATTGAAACCTACGCATTACTCAAAGAGCGATTTCCCGAAAATGTAATCATGAACACCTACAGTAAGAAAGGGGAAATAGTAGGATTCTCAACCGCTTTTTTACATGACGGCCAGCTCAGTGCTCATTATGTTGGGCTTGATTATACTGTAAATAAAACAGATGCCATCTACCCAAGAATGTTAAACGATTATATTCGATTAGGTCTTTTACTAGGGGTGAAAGACATTAACTTAGGCAGAACTGCATCTGAAATCAAAAGTACTCTAGGAGCAATGCCAGAGCACTTAAGATGTTATATAAAACACCAGCGTACTGTAGCAAATTTGTTTTTTAAACCGTTTATACGCCAGATTAAAATGACAGAATATAAACAGCATAATCCATTTAAAATTTAA
- a CDS encoding cystathionine gamma-synthase, with protein sequence MKFNTKTIHGKQHPDKAYGSVMPPIYQTSTYAQSTPGGHKGYEYSRSANPTRHALEQSLASIENGDYGIAFASGLAAIDAIMKLLKPGDEVVSTSDLYGGTYRLFTKIFEGFGIKFHFVGMQDVKNIETYINEKTKLIWVETPTNPMMSIIDIEAVSIISKKHNVLFAVDNTFATPYLQLPLDLGADIVMHSATKYLGGHSDLVMGALIVKDKELADRLYFIQNASGAISGPQDSFLALRGIKTLHVRMQRHCENGKAVAHYLKSHPMVDKVYWPGFEDHPNHHIAKRQMKDYGAMISFTTKQDSLAGAVNFVEKLQIFTLAESLGGVESLAGHPASMTHGSIPKEEREKLGIKDSLVRLSVGIEDEEDLIADLKQALEN encoded by the coding sequence ATGAAATTTAATACTAAGACAATACATGGTAAACAGCATCCAGATAAGGCTTATGGATCTGTGATGCCTCCCATATACCAAACTTCTACTTATGCACAATCTACGCCTGGCGGTCATAAGGGATATGAGTATAGTCGCTCTGCAAACCCTACGCGTCATGCACTTGAGCAGTCGCTTGCGAGTATAGAAAATGGAGACTACGGAATCGCTTTTGCATCTGGACTTGCTGCAATAGATGCAATTATGAAGCTACTCAAGCCGGGTGATGAGGTTGTCTCAACGAGTGACCTTTATGGAGGTACGTATCGGCTTTTTACGAAGATATTTGAAGGTTTTGGCATAAAGTTCCACTTTGTTGGAATGCAAGATGTAAAGAATATAGAGACATATATAAATGAAAAAACAAAGCTCATTTGGGTAGAAACGCCTACAAACCCGATGATGAGTATTATTGATATTGAGGCAGTGTCAATAATTTCAAAAAAGCATAACGTTCTGTTTGCGGTTGATAATACTTTTGCAACCCCTTATTTGCAATTACCACTAGACTTAGGTGCCGATATTGTGATGCATAGTGCTACAAAGTATTTAGGAGGTCATAGTGATCTGGTGATGGGTGCTCTTATTGTAAAAGATAAGGAGCTAGCAGATAGATTATATTTTATACAAAATGCAAGCGGAGCGATAAGTGGACCTCAAGATAGCTTCTTAGCATTGCGTGGTATAAAAACATTGCATGTGCGTATGCAACGACACTGCGAGAATGGAAAGGCTGTTGCTCACTATCTTAAGTCTCATCCTATGGTTGATAAGGTATACTGGCCTGGGTTTGAAGATCATCCTAATCATCATATTGCCAAAAGACAGATGAAGGATTACGGAGCTATGATTTCATTTACTACTAAGCAAGATTCTCTTGCTGGTGCTGTAAACTTTGTAGAAAAACTACAAATTTTCACCCTCGCCGAAAGCCTAGGAGGTGTCGAGTCGCTTGCAGGTCATCCAGCATCAATGACTCATGGCTCTATCCCTAAAGAAGAACGAGAAAAACTCGGAATCAAAGATTCCTTAGTGAGGTTAAGCGTAGGTATTGAAGATGAAGAAGATCTCATAGCAGATCTTAAACAGGCACTAGAAAACTAA
- a CDS encoding ArsC/Spx/MgsR family protein, which produces MKKIYHLSTCNTCQRIISEINPNDDVIMQDIKSDPITLSQVEEMKEMEGSYEALFSKRAQLYRKRGLNEQTLSEDDYKNLILEHYTFLKRPVMIVEDKIFVGNSKKVVAAAVEAFAK; this is translated from the coding sequence TTGAAAAAAATCTACCACCTCTCTACCTGTAATACTTGCCAGCGCATCATCTCTGAAATTAACCCAAATGATGATGTCATTATGCAAGACATTAAATCTGATCCTATAACGTTATCTCAAGTAGAAGAGATGAAAGAAATGGAAGGGTCTTATGAAGCTCTCTTCAGCAAGCGCGCGCAATTATATCGCAAACGCGGTCTTAATGAACAGACACTATCTGAAGATGACTACAAAAATCTTATTCTAGAGCACTATACTTTTTTAAAGCGACCTGTAATGATTGTAGAAGATAAAATCTTTGTGGGCAATAGTAAAAAAGTAGTGGCTGCTGCCGTTGAAGCATTTGCAAAATAA
- the azu gene encoding azurin gives MRIKGFLAVIALATIMVSCGEGEKKETKETVKIGSKKAAKKVDENTVNLALAGNDLMKYDKSELKAKAGQEVTLTFRHTGKIGIKVMGHNFVLLKQGTSIPEFSAAAATAGEAKDWIANEDQIIAHTKMIGGGQTTSVTFTAPAAGTYDFICSFPGHSGLMKGKFIVE, from the coding sequence ATGAGAATTAAAGGATTTCTAGCAGTGATAGCACTTGCTACTATAATGGTAAGTTGTGGTGAAGGAGAAAAAAAAGAAACTAAAGAGACGGTAAAAATAGGATCAAAAAAAGCTGCTAAAAAAGTAGATGAGAACACTGTAAATCTAGCGCTTGCAGGTAATGACCTAATGAAATATGATAAGAGCGAGCTTAAGGCAAAAGCTGGACAAGAAGTAACTCTTACCTTCCGTCATACTGGAAAAATAGGGATTAAGGTTATGGGACATAACTTTGTACTACTTAAGCAAGGTACGTCGATACCAGAATTTTCGGCAGCAGCAGCTACCGCCGGAGAAGCAAAAGACTGGATTGCAAATGAAGACCAGATTATAGCACACACAAAAATGATAGGTGGCGGCCAGACTACCTCTGTAACATTTACTGCTCCAGCAGCTGGAACTTATGACTTTATCTGTAGTTTCCCTGGACACTCTGGATTAATGAAAGGAAAATTTATTGTGGAGTAA
- a CDS encoding acyl-CoA thioesterase, with translation MYTKEFDIRWSDIDANRHLANSAYVNFMSHTRMGFMIENGLSQKEMVAYNIGPVIFHEQLFFFKEAFQGKPITVTFELGGASEDGMFFKFVHNFYDYKGRNLARGSMMGAWIDLTTRKTIGLPEALTPMLEKAPKTPDFKVLTKEDMRSHGQVPMDKE, from the coding sequence ATGTACACAAAAGAATTTGATATACGATGGAGTGATATAGATGCAAATCGTCATCTAGCAAACTCTGCTTATGTGAATTTTATGTCTCATACTCGTATGGGCTTTATGATTGAGAACGGGTTAAGCCAGAAAGAAATGGTTGCTTATAACATAGGTCCAGTAATTTTTCACGAGCAATTGTTTTTCTTTAAAGAAGCTTTTCAAGGTAAACCTATTACTGTAACCTTTGAATTGGGAGGAGCGAGTGAAGATGGTATGTTCTTTAAGTTTGTACATAATTTTTACGATTATAAAGGAAGAAATCTAGCTCGCGGAAGCATGATGGGAGCGTGGATTGATCTTACTACGCGTAAAACTATAGGCCTACCAGAAGCCTTGACACCTATGCTTGAAAAGGCACCAAAAACACCAGACTTTAAAGTCCTTACTAAAGAAGACATGCGCTCACATGGGCAAGTGCCTATGGATAAGGAATAA
- a CDS encoding DMT family transporter has protein sequence MSKRHLAFLAAFGASFIYGINHTLAKDLMPTYIEAYGFIMLRVLGAAVLFWITSLFFPSEKIERKDWWRMIFCALFGMTINMLMFFKGLELSTPINSSVVITLSPVILLVLSAIFLKEKITWLKGSGIAIGLVGALVLILFGAQTQDNAPNIPLGNMLFMINATAYSVYLILVKPLTAKYSSITLMKWFFLIAVFTNAPIGLPQFLEVSWSTLPPNVIGVMAFVVVGTTYLTYLFNVFALKQLKPSTIGAFIYLQPLIATIVAIILGADTLTTIRIIAAALIFLGVYLSTKRKKAIA, from the coding sequence ATGAGCAAGCGTCACCTCGCCTTTCTTGCAGCCTTTGGCGCTAGTTTTATTTACGGTATTAATCATACGCTAGCAAAGGATTTAATGCCTACCTACATCGAGGCATATGGATTTATTATGCTCAGGGTTTTGGGAGCAGCAGTTCTATTTTGGATTACAAGTTTGTTTTTTCCTTCAGAAAAAATAGAACGTAAAGACTGGTGGCGTATGATTTTTTGCGCGCTATTTGGGATGACCATAAACATGCTCATGTTCTTTAAAGGTTTGGAATTATCTACACCCATAAATAGTAGTGTGGTGATTACTTTATCTCCCGTTATATTGCTTGTGCTTTCTGCTATATTTTTAAAGGAAAAGATCACTTGGCTCAAAGGTTCTGGTATTGCTATAGGTCTAGTGGGCGCACTTGTTTTAATCCTGTTTGGGGCACAAACACAAGATAACGCCCCTAATATTCCATTAGGTAACATGTTATTTATGATTAATGCTACCGCATACTCTGTCTATTTAATTCTTGTAAAACCACTCACTGCAAAGTACTCGTCAATTACCTTAATGAAATGGTTTTTCCTTATTGCGGTATTTACAAACGCACCTATCGGGCTTCCTCAATTTCTTGAGGTATCCTGGAGTACATTACCTCCTAATGTCATAGGAGTCATGGCTTTTGTAGTAGTAGGTACGACCTATCTTACATATCTTTTTAATGTATTTGCTTTAAAGCAGCTTAAACCATCAACTATAGGCGCATTTATATACCTGCAACCTCTTATCGCAACCATTGTAGCGATTATCTTAGGTGCAGATACGCTTACTACTATTAGAATTATTGCTGCTGCACTTATTTTCTTAGGTGTATATTTAAGTACTAAACGAAAAAAAGCAATTGCCTAA
- a CDS encoding two-component regulator propeller domain-containing protein → MNIRFLLIVFLVSSIAVAQDFSEDWTAHFSYNQTVGITSGNDKVYVASENAVFIYNTLDGTTTNRTTVNGLSGNLISSIYYSESFDTLFVGYENGVIDVIVGNNSDVLTVVDIFNKPAIPPDRKRINHFEEYNGFVFIATGFGVSLYDVGRLEFDDSYFIGNNGGLLDIGSTAVQEPYIYAATLDGGLRRALVANENLIDFNNWETTRNGAFEKVIEFDNNLYLQEDNGLLISSNGLDFSVFQNFPTSIIDVRSSAENIIVTLNASVFLYDVTGTLVQNYGAIADFNPKYATALVEDSAVYIGTLGSGVALFDIATPGDITRLLPNGPLENAHFDVAASTGSVWSVFGDYTVSYNPFPLKRQGISRYSEAEGWSSIPQEDFFGASNFVHIAINDQDPSRLYASSFNGGLVEIIDETPSILYDENNSSLLPVATTTNDVRVNGGAFDNDGNFWVTNARSVLGLQRVSPSGQFTPFNTEEILAGEDANLDAVAITPDGKIFVGTDRRGVIGFNPSTNTFARLAGEDGAGNLPIDDIRSLAVDRNGALWIGTRLGLRVLFAPSQLFEDPQLSANAIIILQDGIAQELLNDQVVTDIIVDGANNKWLATADSGVFYVSPNGQETIFHFTTDNSPLPSNTVQSVAIDPETGSVYFGTIRGMVAFDGSSTAPAEDLEEVLVYPNPVRPGFNGNVRIEGLTANTNVKITDLVGNLVYEENTTGGSIEWDTTAFGRHKVASGVYLIIITGPPEELQETTIKKVMIIR, encoded by the coding sequence GTGAACATACGTTTTCTTCTTATTGTATTCTTGGTTTCATCTATTGCGGTGGCACAAGATTTTTCTGAAGATTGGACAGCTCATTTTTCTTATAATCAAACCGTTGGTATCACCTCTGGCAATGATAAGGTGTACGTAGCATCTGAGAATGCGGTTTTTATCTATAATACACTAGACGGCACTACCACAAACAGGACTACAGTAAATGGTCTTTCTGGTAATTTAATCTCTTCTATATATTATAGTGAGAGTTTTGACACGCTCTTCGTGGGTTATGAAAATGGAGTGATAGATGTTATTGTAGGTAATAATTCTGATGTACTTACGGTTGTAGATATTTTTAATAAACCAGCCATTCCGCCAGATCGCAAGCGTATCAACCACTTTGAAGAATATAATGGGTTTGTTTTTATAGCTACAGGCTTTGGTGTGTCACTTTATGATGTAGGTAGGCTTGAGTTTGATGACTCGTATTTTATAGGCAATAATGGAGGGCTTTTAGATATAGGTAGTACTGCTGTTCAAGAACCATATATTTATGCCGCAACCCTAGATGGTGGATTACGTAGGGCACTCGTTGCAAACGAGAATCTTATAGACTTTAATAACTGGGAGACAACTCGAAATGGCGCTTTTGAGAAGGTTATAGAATTTGACAATAACCTTTACTTACAAGAGGATAATGGTCTTCTAATCTCATCTAACGGGTTAGATTTTTCTGTTTTTCAAAACTTTCCCACTTCCATTATAGATGTCCGATCTAGCGCTGAGAATATTATAGTCACACTAAACGCTAGTGTGTTTTTGTATGATGTAACTGGCACCCTAGTTCAAAATTATGGGGCTATAGCAGATTTCAATCCTAAATATGCCACTGCACTTGTAGAAGATAGTGCTGTGTATATAGGTACTCTAGGGTCTGGTGTGGCTCTCTTTGATATCGCAACTCCGGGAGACATAACTCGTTTATTACCTAATGGACCGTTAGAAAATGCACATTTTGACGTAGCGGCAAGTACAGGTTCTGTGTGGTCTGTTTTTGGTGATTATACTGTTTCATACAATCCATTCCCACTTAAAAGGCAGGGGATAAGTCGTTATAGTGAGGCAGAGGGATGGAGTTCTATTCCGCAGGAAGATTTCTTTGGGGCGAGCAACTTTGTGCACATTGCCATTAATGATCAAGATCCATCACGATTATATGCTAGCTCTTTTAATGGAGGACTTGTGGAAATCATAGATGAAACTCCAAGTATTCTCTATGATGAAAATAATAGTTCGCTTTTACCGGTGGCTACCACGACAAATGATGTAAGAGTGAACGGAGGAGCATTTGATAATGATGGTAATTTCTGGGTGACTAACGCGCGTTCTGTACTAGGTTTACAACGAGTTTCTCCTAGCGGACAGTTTACTCCATTTAATACAGAAGAGATTCTTGCTGGTGAAGATGCAAACTTGGATGCTGTTGCTATTACCCCAGATGGTAAAATTTTTGTAGGAACAGATAGAAGAGGTGTTATTGGTTTTAATCCAAGTACAAATACATTTGCTCGTCTAGCAGGCGAAGATGGTGCTGGAAACTTACCTATAGATGATATACGATCACTAGCGGTAGATAGAAACGGAGCGCTGTGGATAGGCACAAGATTAGGTTTGCGAGTGCTATTTGCTCCTTCACAACTCTTTGAAGATCCTCAGTTAAGCGCAAATGCTATTATAATATTACAAGATGGTATTGCTCAAGAATTACTTAATGATCAGGTGGTAACAGATATTATTGTAGATGGCGCAAATAATAAGTGGCTTGCTACTGCAGATTCAGGAGTGTTTTATGTGAGTCCGAATGGTCAAGAAACGATTTTTCATTTTACTACAGATAATTCGCCGCTTCCTTCAAATACGGTGCAATCTGTAGCAATTGATCCAGAAACTGGTAGTGTGTACTTTGGTACGATAAGAGGAATGGTAGCTTTTGATGGCTCCTCTACTGCACCAGCCGAAGATCTTGAAGAAGTGCTCGTGTACCCAAACCCGGTAAGGCCTGGGTTTAACGGTAATGTGCGTATAGAAGGGCTTACTGCAAATACTAATGTGAAGATTACAGATCTAGTGGGCAATCTTGTCTATGAAGAAAATACCACGGGGGGAAGCATTGAGTGGGATACAACCGCTTTTGGGCGACATAAAGTAGCATCCGGAGTATATCTCATTATTATTACGGGACCACCAGAAGAGCTGCAAGAAACTACCATTAAGAAAGTCATGATCATTAGATAA
- a CDS encoding TetR/AcrR family transcriptional regulator translates to MPRSEDFDRELVLAIARDLFWQKGYHGTSMSDLVDATSLNRSSIYNSFGNKKAIYKTLLIQYQEENEKIYTNALIRASNPLEGIRFIFENFIEEIVKDTQGRGCFSINCKVELSREDESIRDYLEKMQEHRIEFFKGLVQEGQDAHLINTKQSASQYAYFLFCTFQGLRTTGMFLRNRDILQQIVSNALSVLRRDS, encoded by the coding sequence ATGCCTAGATCCGAAGATTTTGATAGAGAGCTTGTACTTGCCATAGCAAGAGATTTGTTTTGGCAAAAGGGATATCATGGTACTTCCATGAGCGATCTTGTTGACGCAACAAGCCTTAACAGATCTAGTATTTATAATTCTTTTGGCAATAAAAAGGCCATTTATAAAACCTTGTTGATACAGTATCAAGAAGAAAATGAAAAGATATATACAAACGCTTTAATACGAGCTTCTAATCCGCTAGAGGGAATTCGTTTTATATTTGAAAATTTTATAGAGGAGATTGTAAAAGATACCCAAGGAAGAGGTTGCTTTAGTATCAACTGTAAAGTGGAGCTTAGTAGGGAGGACGAGTCAATAAGAGATTACCTTGAGAAAATGCAAGAGCACAGAATAGAGTTTTTTAAAGGCTTAGTGCAAGAAGGGCAAGATGCACATCTTATAAATACAAAGCAGTCTGCGTCTCAATATGCTTATTTTCTATTCTGCACTTTTCAAGGACTGCGCACTACGGGAATGTTTTTAAGAAATCGCGATATTTTACAGCAAATAGTAAGTAATGCACTTAGTGTATTGCGCAGGGATTCTTAA
- a CDS encoding alpha/beta fold hydrolase: MELPDGDYVDVDWTLAATPQEGNIKKVAVLLHGLEGDAQRPYILGTAKLLSNHGYDVAAINFRGCSGSQNRLYRSYHSGDTGDIRFVINTLVTRAYNHINLYGVSLGGNAALKYLGEQDEIPSQVKCAACIGVPADLKASLEQLSKKENIIYRTSFLVHLRAKYRKKMQLFPDKMNKEEYRKINSLKRFDDLYTAPAHGFKDALDYYARASSFDYLDKITVPTLILNAKNDSFLHGDCYPIAQAKNSNIIHLEMPDHGGHVGFYMKGEFYYNELRTLEFFQKNME; the protein is encoded by the coding sequence ATGGAACTCCCAGATGGAGATTATGTAGATGTAGACTGGACACTAGCCGCGACGCCACAAGAAGGCAATATTAAAAAGGTTGCCGTTTTACTTCATGGACTTGAGGGAGATGCACAGCGACCTTATATACTAGGTACTGCAAAATTGTTGAGCAATCATGGTTATGACGTAGCTGCTATTAACTTTAGAGGTTGCAGCGGCAGCCAGAATAGACTGTATAGATCATATCACAGTGGTGATACTGGCGACATTAGATTTGTAATCAACACACTTGTTACTAGAGCTTATAATCATATTAATCTATATGGAGTAAGTCTAGGCGGTAATGCAGCTCTTAAATATCTAGGGGAACAAGATGAGATACCCTCACAAGTTAAGTGTGCAGCTTGTATAGGAGTTCCTGCAGATCTTAAGGCTTCCCTTGAGCAACTTTCTAAAAAAGAAAACATCATATACCGAACCTCATTTTTAGTACACCTAAGAGCTAAGTATCGCAAAAAAATGCAACTATTTCCAGACAAAATGAATAAGGAAGAATACAGAAAAATAAATAGCCTAAAACGTTTTGACGATCTGTATACCGCACCCGCACATGGCTTTAAAGATGCTCTTGATTATTATGCTAGAGCAAGTAGCTTTGACTATCTTGATAAGATTACTGTACCTACCCTTATTCTCAATGCAAAGAATGATAGCTTTCTTCATGGTGATTGCTATCCTATTGCACAGGCAAAAAACTCTAATATTATACACTTAGAAATGCCAGACCATGGAGGTCATGTAGGATTCTATATGAAAGGAGAATTTTACTATAATGAACTGCGTACTCTAGAGTTTTTTCAAAAAAATATGGAGTAA
- the gdhA gene encoding NADP-specific glutamate dehydrogenase yields MSDSIKKFVDYVAKSNPNEPEFMQAVHEVAETVIPFIEENPKYQGKKLLERMVEPERTIMFRVPWTDDAGEIQVNRGYRVEFNSAIGPYKGGLRFHPSVNLSILKFLGFEQVFKNSLTTLPMGGGKGGSDFNPKGKSDAEVMRFCQSFMSELARHIGPNTDVPAGDIGVGGREIGYMFGQYKRLRNEFTGVLTGKGLSYGGSLIRPEATGYGDVYFAQSMLKTKGETFEGKKVAVSGSGNVAQYATEKVTQLGGKVITISDSGGYIVDNDGIDAEKLAFIMELKNVKRGRISEYTEKYTSAEYHEGKRPWGTKVDVALPCATQNELDGDEAKTLVDNGCICVAEGANMPCTPEAIEVFHKAKILFSPGKASNAGGVATSGLEMSQNSLRYNWTAEEVDEKLHNIMLDIHEACVEYGKDEDGYVDYVKGANVAGFVKVADAMLAQGVV; encoded by the coding sequence ATGTCAGACAGCATTAAAAAATTTGTCGATTATGTTGCTAAGAGCAACCCGAATGAGCCAGAATTCATGCAGGCCGTTCACGAGGTAGCAGAAACTGTAATACCTTTCATAGAAGAAAATCCTAAATATCAAGGGAAGAAACTTCTTGAGCGTATGGTAGAGCCAGAGCGTACGATTATGTTTCGTGTGCCATGGACAGATGATGCTGGAGAGATACAGGTTAATAGAGGTTACCGTGTGGAGTTTAACAGCGCCATTGGTCCTTATAAAGGAGGGCTTCGTTTCCACCCATCTGTAAATCTTAGTATTCTTAAGTTTTTAGGTTTTGAGCAAGTTTTCAAAAACAGCCTTACAACATTACCTATGGGTGGTGGTAAAGGTGGATCTGATTTTAACCCAAAAGGAAAATCTGATGCAGAGGTAATGCGTTTTTGCCAAAGCTTTATGAGCGAGCTTGCTCGTCACATAGGTCCTAATACAGATGTACCTGCGGGAGACATTGGTGTAGGTGGTCGTGAGATAGGATATATGTTTGGACAGTACAAGAGACTTCGTAATGAGTTTACTGGAGTTCTTACTGGAAAAGGATTATCATACGGTGGCTCATTAATAAGACCAGAGGCAACAGGTTACGGAGACGTTTACTTTGCACAGAGTATGCTTAAAACTAAAGGAGAAACTTTTGAAGGTAAAAAAGTAGCAGTTTCTGGATCAGGAAATGTTGCTCAATACGCTACAGAAAAAGTAACTCAACTAGGTGGTAAAGTAATCACTATATCAGACTCTGGAGGATATATCGTAGATAACGATGGTATTGATGCAGAGAAGCTTGCATTTATAATGGAACTTAAGAATGTAAAACGTGGCCGCATAAGCGAGTACACAGAAAAGTATACTTCTGCAGAGTATCATGAAGGTAAGAGACCTTGGGGAACAAAAGTAGATGTAGCTTTACCTTGTGCAACTCAGAATGAGCTTGACGGTGATGAAGCAAAAACTTTAGTAGATAACGGATGTATCTGTGTTGCTGAAGGAGCAAACATGCCTTGTACACCAGAAGCAATTGAAGTATTCCACAAAGCAAAAATCTTGTTTTCACCTGGAAAAGCTTCAAACGCAGGAGGAGTTGCTACTTCTGGACTTGAAATGTCACAAAACAGTTTACGTTACAACTGGACGGCAGAAGAGGTAGACGAGAAGCTACACAACATTATGCTTGATATACACGAAGCATGTGTTGAGTACGGTAAAGATGAAGATGGTTACGTAGATTACGTAAAAGGAGCAAACGTTGCCGGATTTGTAAAAGTAGCAGATGCAATGCTAGCACAAGGAGTGGTTTAA
- a CDS encoding nuclear transport factor 2 family protein, translated as MKTNEIANNLVNWCNEGNYERCYKELYSPNIVSLEPSWAENARAEGMQEVAKKGEWWENTFEVHSSKASEPTVADNWFSVRFDMDTTHKASQQRSQTSELAVYQVKDGKIVQEQFFYDMPGQ; from the coding sequence ATGAAAACTAATGAAATTGCAAATAATTTAGTGAATTGGTGTAATGAGGGTAATTATGAGCGTTGCTATAAAGAACTATATAGTCCTAATATTGTAAGCTTAGAACCATCTTGGGCAGAAAATGCACGTGCAGAAGGAATGCAAGAAGTTGCAAAGAAAGGAGAATGGTGGGAAAATACTTTTGAAGTACACAGCAGTAAAGCCAGCGAACCTACGGTAGCAGATAATTGGTTTTCTGTGCGTTTTGATATGGACACTACACATAAAGCTAGCCAGCAACGTTCACAAACATCTGAGCTTGCCGTTTATCAAGTAAAGGATGGAAAAATTGTACAAGAGCAGTTTTTCTATGACATGCCTGGACAATAA
- a CDS encoding DinB family protein gives MEYTFDICLKNRHLLERFIKSHTLEELNKIPDGFNNNIIWNIGHSIATQQLLTYGLSGLTPPVSMEFINNYKKGTKPERDVTQEELSLMHEMLFDTLKTLQKDYEAGIFKDYKEYTLSTTGGTLSKVEHGLDFNNFHEGLHLGCIIQLSKLVKG, from the coding sequence ATGGAATACACCTTTGATATTTGCCTAAAAAACCGTCATCTTCTAGAACGTTTTATTAAGAGTCATACTCTTGAAGAACTTAATAAAATACCTGATGGCTTTAATAATAATATTATCTGGAATATAGGTCATAGCATCGCAACACAACAACTTCTTACCTACGGACTTTCTGGTCTCACACCACCAGTATCTATGGAGTTTATTAATAACTACAAGAAAGGTACAAAGCCAGAAAGAGATGTTACTCAAGAGGAGCTTAGCCTTATGCATGAGATGCTCTTTGACACGCTCAAAACACTTCAAAAGGATTATGAAGCAGGTATATTTAAGGATTATAAAGAATACACGCTCTCTACCACGGGAGGAACATTGTCAAAAGTAGAGCATGGACTTGATTTTAATAACTTTCATGAAGGATTACACCTAGGCTGTATTATCCAACTGTCAAAACTCGTTAAAGGTTAA